The Punica granatum isolate Tunisia-2019 chromosome 4, ASM765513v2, whole genome shotgun sequence sequence AGTATAAAATATGCTATAACATAAATCCTGAAAGCAACCCAGTACCGTATAGGATACAAATTAGAATAGAAACAATCTTAAATCCTGAGAGTAACCCAGTGCTGTAAAGGATACAAACCAGGAAAGAAACAATCCTATCCCGAAGAACTAttcaaaaaggaaaatcagTGATTTTTCAGACTCAGACCCAAGAGAGAGTATCAAGTACAAACCAATAGTTAGAGCAGCTCAAAAAGAAGTTTCAGGATTGAACGTGATAGGTACTTGATCCAGAGGACATACCTGCACCAGTCCACCGAGATTATCTCTGAGATCCAATATGAAATATGTGGCACCCATGTCCTGGAGACGCCTCATTGCTACAAAAGTTGTTATTAACATTCAGTTTGATATAACAGGAAGAGACGGAAGAAGTTTCAACTGAGAAGAAAACTACCAGTGACTAAATCTTTTCTGGCCAATGCATTGAACTCCTTCAATCGCATATACCCAATGGACATGGAGCCATTTTCCACTTGTTCCATACGATAAAAGACGGGAGTTCGAGCAACGAGTTGCCTTTGGACTTCAAGGGATTGAATGGATCCACAGTTGCCATGCTTGACCTACAGTCAGTATTTACAGAATATCAGGGAAGTAAAGAGTAATACATTAATGAGAACCCTCCAAATGTGAAACTGAATGAACATTTCAACCTGAATTATCACAGAAGTTCCATTAGGTCCCTGCAACAAGGAGGACACTTCAAATGCTGATTTCCCTTTCACCTCGTCTCCATTTACTGCCAAGATTTCATCTCCCTGTCATAGAAAGACGTGGTTAAAATGTAGACTTCAAATTCTTCTCTTTCTCCCACAAGAACAGAGTTAAGGCATCCCTAATAACTCCTTCGAAAGAGATCACAGAGTTGGACTCTGCAGTAAACGCTCATGCCCATGAGATTATTACACTTATGAATCAATTAACAATAAATAGGCACCTGTCTAACACCAGCAGCATAAGCTGGGCCATCCAAAAGAAGTCCTAAAACCTTCAGCTTGACATTTCCATCGTCACCTGGAACCTCCCTAAGGTTTATCCCAATACCACTCATGTCATACCTTGCCATCTTGGAGAACTTTCCACCAGCAACAAAAGCGACACATGCCATGGGAAATCAAAACTGAAGAACTTGTTAGTTAAAATCAATCATTAGGAGTAAGAAAAGTTGCTGCCTGAGAAGTCTAGACTGTTATGTAAATTGAGCTGAATATATATCTTCATAAAGTAGCTATTGTTCCCTCAGTTGTATAATAACCCTCCACAACCCGCCCTCCATAACCATCCGTAACCAGCAACCGAAACAAGCTCTCAAGGTAAATGCAACATCAAACCATTATACACTTCGAACCCGCAAAACCAACTCCATAGACTCCGGTTGAATTCATTCTCCCCCACATTCTCCACCTTTTCATATGAAGAGTTCTCTAAGTTAACTTCGACAGAAAGCTTCAGCCGGCTAAAATGTAAGAAGCTCTAACGGCTACCTTGATTTTCTAGCAACGAGCAAAGCAGAAATTAGAGAGTCAAACCCCCAAATGAGGACTAATTACCTCGTCCGGAGAAAGAAAGCGAGTGTAAGGGTCTCCAAGGCTTGCGAGCATCCTCCGAATAATCTCATGAGCTTTTGATCTTGTCTGGATGTTAGTCCCCATTATGTCTTCCTTCTTTTGCTGCAAAAGGGCAGGATCCAAAATCCAATCTTTCCCGTTAGATGATGGATATCTTGGCATCAAAATCGAATACATAATTccaaatttcaagaaaaaagcTAATCAATCATTTCAATGATCACCCCAACTAGAATTGCAGATTCAAAACGTGCAATATAAAAGTCAAGGCATCGAAGAAGTGAGCTGAGCATTGCCTGCCACGTTTGAGGGGACCAACGGTGGCGGCCGGAGTCGAGAAAGCTGTCGTTGACGATCTCCCAAGCTTCCTCCACAATGCTCTCATTGCTCACAGCCTGGGGTGCAACTTCTTCTTTGTCCTCCCGCTCATCTTCGCGGCAATCCTCAACCGAAGGGCCGCCGTAAGGCTTCAGTTGGTTGATGGAGGAGTCAAGGTCCAGCGACAGGGAAGGAGGCGAAGACAGGAGGAGGCCGAGCGAGAGGGCAGCGCCGATGAGTTTGGTCTTGGCCGAGGTGAAATTGTTGAATAGGAGGGGAGTCGCGGTGGCGGGAGTGGGAAAAGCCGCAGGACCAGGAGGTGGAGGTGGCCGGAGCGCGGCGG is a genomic window containing:
- the LOC116203488 gene encoding carboxyl-terminal-processing peptidase 1, chloroplastic, giving the protein MRLFLCNSSAALRPPPPPGPAAFPTPATATPLLFNNFTSAKTKLIGAALSLGLLLSSPPSLSLDLDSSINQLKPYGGPSVEDCREDEREDKEEVAPQAVSNESIVEEAWEIVNDSFLDSGRHRWSPQTWQQKKEDIMGTNIQTRSKAHEIIRRMLASLGDPYTRFLSPDEFSKMARYDMSGIGINLREVPGDDGNVKLKVLGLLLDGPAYAAGVRQGDEILAVNGDEVKGKSAFEVSSLLQGPNGTSVIIQVKHGNCGSIQSLEVQRQLVARTPVFYRMEQVENGSMSIGYMRLKEFNALARKDLVTAMRRLQDMGATYFILDLRDNLGGLVQAGIEISKLFLNNGATVTYTVGRDAQYQTTIKADTAPLVTAPVVVLVNNKTASASEIVASALHDNCRAVLVGDKTYGKGLIQSVFELHDGSGVVVTVGKYVTPNHMDINGNGIEPDFHSLPAWNDIAKHLSKCSRLQQG